A section of the Phaseolus vulgaris cultivar G19833 chromosome 8, P. vulgaris v2.0, whole genome shotgun sequence genome encodes:
- the LOC137823372 gene encoding phosphoenolpyruvate carboxylase kinase 1-like: MCETLKTQYQVNEEIGRGRFGTIFRCFHPLSNEPYACKVIDKSLLADSTDRECLQNEPKFMTLLSPHPNILQIFDVFEDDDYLSIVMDLCQPHTLFDRIVNGPISEPQAAHLIKSLLEAVAHCHRLGVAHRDIKPDNLLFDSAGNLKLADFGSADWFGDGSTMSGVVGTPYYVAPEVVMGREYDEKVDLWSCGVILYIMLAGVPPFYGESAAEIFEAVVRANLRFPSRIFRTVSPAAKDLLRKLICRDPSRRFSAEQALRHPWILSAGDTAHMT; the protein is encoded by the exons ATGTGCGAAACGCTGAAGACGCAGTACCAGGTAAACGAGGAGATCGGTCGTGGTCGGTTCGGAACCATCTTCCGGTGTTTCCATCCTCTCTCCAACGAACCCTACGCCTGCAAGGTCATCGACAAGTCTCTTCTCGCCGATTCCACGGACCGCGAGTGCCTCCAAAATGAACCAAAATTCATGACCCTCCTCTCTCCTCACCCCAACATCCTCCAAATCTTCGATGTCTTCGAGGACGACGATTATCTCTCCATCGTCATGGACCTCTGCCAGCCCCACACGCTCTTCGACCGCATCGTTAACGGCCCTATCTCCGAGCCCCAGGCGGCTCACCTCATCAAGAGCCTTCTCGAAGCCGTCGCCCACTGCCACCGCCTCGGCGTCGCTCACCGCGACATCAAGCCCGACAATCTTCTCTTCGACTCGGCGGGTAATCTCAAGCTGGCGGACTTCGGCTCCGCGGACTGGTTCGGCGACGGAAGCACCATGAGTGGCGTGGTGGGGACGCCGTACTACGTCGCGCCGGAGGTTGTAATGGGAAGGGAATATGATGAGAAAGTTGATCTATGGAGCTGTGGTGTTATTTTGTACATAATGTTGGCAGGGGTTCCTCCATTTTATGGAGAGTCTGCTGCTGAGATCTTCGAGGCTGTGGTTAGGGCTAACCTTCGCTTCCCTTCTAGAATCTTCCGGACTGTCTCCCCCGCCGCCAAGGATCTCCTCAGAAAATTGATTTGTCGAGACCCTTCTAGAAGGTTCTCTGCAGAACAAGCCTTGA GACACCCTTGGATCTTGAGTGCGGGTGACACAGCTCATATGACTTGA